In a genomic window of Anser cygnoides isolate HZ-2024a breed goose chromosome 26, Taihu_goose_T2T_genome, whole genome shotgun sequence:
- the LOC136786972 gene encoding nascent polypeptide-associated complex subunit alpha, muscle-specific form-like, translated as MGKLTSPVLGDFLASSSAATAPQVPEEPPQLPELGPDAFAEAFPELAGDSQLLQHLQDQLLADLDIPGTEELFSWLEAVEPQDAFPDSPSSPALSRLLSQLPDLSEDIEEPSTQGLEATGALGEVPSTPGVYPEKVGGGLLVQSPIVLALSPPLSPAASPLPGALSRPLPSPPLSPPKRSPDTQVLSSPSRPLPKPPLSPPKRSPDTQVLRDQRTPLPKCPLGPLKSPLAAPASTGTKRGAKRPAPTSTPGTAESSQPKRPATEKPPGKERKMLLGQGVQGPKTPCQGRRARDARMSKAPGRRGSSRKDGSGRQQPATNNSRAPSKRARSPGAAGGQGAASPPPRRARLLPETPSAEPSAVRPQDSLCPQGVRAKTLQRQRRGTKTPSETLQPLGVRVKALGPVRQLPCVQPQPTSSSPSTMPSAAQTVPGSSAVPAAPQSPAGGKEKVVPAPPGSTA; from the coding sequence atgggaaagctgacaTCGCCTGTCTTGGGGGATTTTCTTGCTTcgtcctcagcggcgacagccccgcaggtgcctgaggagcccccgcagctgcCCGAGCTGGGCCctgatgccttcgccgaggcctttccagagctggcaggggacagccagctgctgcagcacctgcaggaccagctcctggccgacctggacatcccCGGCACGGAGGAGCTGTTCAGCTGGCTCGaggccgtggagccccaggacgccttccccgattcgcccagcagtcctgccctcagccgcctcctctcccagctgcccgaCCTCTCCGAGGACATCGAGGAGCCGAGCACGCAGGGACTGGAAGCCACAGGAGCCCtcggtgaggtaccctcaacccctggggtgtaCCCCGAGAAGGTTGGGGGTGGGCTGTTGGTGCAGTCCCCTATTGTGCTGGCATTGAGCCCcccgctcagccctgcagccagtcccctgcCCGGTGCCCTTAGTAGACCCCTACCCAGTCCACCCCTGAGTCCCCCCAAGAGGTCCCCTGACACCCAGGTCCTCAGTTCCCCTAGTAGACCCCTGCCCAAACCCCCCCTGAGTCCCCCCAAGAGGTCCCCTGACACCCAAGTCCTCCGTGaccagaggacacccctgcccAAATGCcccctgggtcccctcaagagccccctggctgcccctgcATCCACCGGCACCaagcggggggccaagcgccccgcgcccaccagcacccccgggACAGCGGAGAGCTCCCAGCCCAAGAGGCCAGCAACAGAGAAACCCCCCGGCAAGGAGaggaagatgctgctgggccagggtgtcCAAGGCCCCAAGACCCCTTGCCAGGGACGCCGTGCCAGGGACGCCAGGATGTCCAAGGCCCCAGGAcgccgtggcagcagcaggaaagacggcagcggcaggcagcagccagcgacCAACAACAGccgggcgcccagcaagagagcccgaagcccgggggctgctggggggcaaggagcagcgtcGCCGCCTCCCCGCAGAGCACGACTGCTGCCGGAGACTCCGAGCGCGGAGCCCAGTGCCGTGCGGCCCCAGGACAGCCTCTGTCCCCAAGGCGTCAGGgccaagacgctgcagcgccagcgccGGGgcacaaagacccccagcgagactttgcagccacTGGGGGTCAGGGtgaaggcgctggggccagtgcgccagctGCCCTgcgtgcagccgcagcccacctccagcagccccagcacgatGCCCAGCGCCGCGCAGAcagtgccaggctccagcgctgtgcccgctgccccccaatccccagcTGGCGGCAAAGAGAaggtggtgccggcaccaccaggcagcacggcgtgA